One genomic region from Myripristis murdjan chromosome 7, fMyrMur1.1, whole genome shotgun sequence encodes:
- the tardbpa gene encoding TAR DNA binding protein, like isoform X1, translated as MSELYIRVAEDENEEPMEIPSEDDGTVLLSTVAAQFPGACGLRYRNPESQCMRGVRLVEGVLHAPESDWGNLVYVVNYPKDNKRKMEEMDAASAVKIKRGFQKTSDLIVLGLPWKTSEQDLKDYFSTFGEVIMVQVKRDAKTGNSKGFGFVRFTDYETQTKVISQRHMIDGRWCDCKLPNSKYSLFQAGPDEPMRSRKIFVGRCTEDMTTDELRQFFMQYGEVTDVFIPKPFRAFAFVTFADDQVAQALCGEDLIIKGVSVHISNAEPKHNNSRQMMDRGRFGAGGFGQAYGNSRGGLGSSSGVNFGALGLNPAMMAAAQAALQSSWGMMGMLANQQGQTTTAGTATTTRDQTYSSTSTSYSSPSSASLGWAAGTNSASSTGFSTGFGTSMESKSSSWGM; from the exons ATGTCCGAGTTGTACATTCGGGTGGCCGAGGATGAAAACGAAGAGCCGATGGAGATCCCCTCGGAGGACGACGGCACCGTGCTGCTGTCCACAGTCGCTGCCCAGTTCCCGGGGGCGTGCGGCCTACGGTACCGGAACCCAGAGTCTCAGTGCATGCGGGGCGTCCGGCTCGTGGAGGGGGTCCTGCACGCACCCGAGAGCGACTGGGGGAACCTGGTGTACGTCGTCAACTACCCCAAAG ACAATAAAAGGAAGATGGAGGAAATGGATGCTGCCTCAGCTGTAAAGATCAAAAGGGGATTTCAGAAGACATCAGATCTCATTGTCCTTGGGCTGCCGTGGAAAACATCAGAACAGGACCTGAAAGATTATTTCAGTACCTTTGGGGAAGTCATCATGGTACAG GTGAAGAGAGATGCAAAAACTGGCAACTCCAAAGGGTTTGGGTTTGTCCGGTTCACTGACTATGAGACCCAAACCAAAGTGATTTCTCAGAGACACATGATTGATGGAAGATGGTGTGATTGCAAACTTCCCAATTCAAAg TATTCCCTGTTTCAGGCAGGTCCTGATGAGCCCATGCGCAGTCGTAAAATCTTTGTTGGCCGCTGTACAGAAGACATGACCACTGACGAGCTGAGGCAGTTCTTCATGCAGTACGGCGAGGTCACTGATGTCTTCATCCCCAAACCCTTCCGAGCGTTTGCCTTTGTCACATTTGCTGATGACCAG GTCGCTCAAGCCCTGTGTGGAGAGGACCTAATCATCAAGGGTGTCAGCGTGCACATCTCCAATGCCGAGCCTAAACACAATAATAGTAGGCAAATGATGGATCGAGGGCGGTTTGGGGCTGGTGGGTTCGGTCAAGCATATGGCAATAGTCGTGGTGGGTTGGGGAGCAGTAGTGGGGTTAACTTTGGGGCTCTTGGTCTTAACCCAGCAATGATGGCTGCTGCCCAGGCAGCACTACAAAGCAGTTGGGGCATGATGGGCATGCTGGCTAACCAGCAGGGTCAGACCACCACAGCAGGCACAGCCACAACAACCCGAGACCAGACCTATAGCTCTACCAGCACCAGTTACAGCAGCCCCAGCTCAGCTAGTCTTGGTTGGGCTGCAGGCACTAATTCTGCCTCCAGCACTGGCTTCAGCACTGGCTTTGGCACCTCTATGGAGTCTAAGTCTTCTAGTTGGGGAATGTAG
- the tardbpa gene encoding TAR DNA binding protein, like isoform X2, producing MSELYIRVAEDENEEPMEIPSEDDGTVLLSTVAAQFPGACGLRYRNPESQCMRGVRLVEGVLHAPESDWGNLVYVVNYPKDNKRKMEEMDAASAVKIKRGFQKTSDLIVLGLPWKTSEQDLKDYFSTFGEVIMVQVKRDAKTGNSKGFGFVRFTDYETQTKVISQRHMIDGRWCDCKLPNSKAGPDEPMRSRKIFVGRCTEDMTTDELRQFFMQYGEVTDVFIPKPFRAFAFVTFADDQVAQALCGEDLIIKGVSVHISNAEPKHNNSRQMMDRGRFGAGGFGQAYGNSRGGLGSSSGVNFGALGLNPAMMAAAQAALQSSWGMMGMLANQQGQTTTAGTATTTRDQTYSSTSTSYSSPSSASLGWAAGTNSASSTGFSTGFGTSMESKSSSWGM from the exons ATGTCCGAGTTGTACATTCGGGTGGCCGAGGATGAAAACGAAGAGCCGATGGAGATCCCCTCGGAGGACGACGGCACCGTGCTGCTGTCCACAGTCGCTGCCCAGTTCCCGGGGGCGTGCGGCCTACGGTACCGGAACCCAGAGTCTCAGTGCATGCGGGGCGTCCGGCTCGTGGAGGGGGTCCTGCACGCACCCGAGAGCGACTGGGGGAACCTGGTGTACGTCGTCAACTACCCCAAAG ACAATAAAAGGAAGATGGAGGAAATGGATGCTGCCTCAGCTGTAAAGATCAAAAGGGGATTTCAGAAGACATCAGATCTCATTGTCCTTGGGCTGCCGTGGAAAACATCAGAACAGGACCTGAAAGATTATTTCAGTACCTTTGGGGAAGTCATCATGGTACAG GTGAAGAGAGATGCAAAAACTGGCAACTCCAAAGGGTTTGGGTTTGTCCGGTTCACTGACTATGAGACCCAAACCAAAGTGATTTCTCAGAGACACATGATTGATGGAAGATGGTGTGATTGCAAACTTCCCAATTCAAAg GCAGGTCCTGATGAGCCCATGCGCAGTCGTAAAATCTTTGTTGGCCGCTGTACAGAAGACATGACCACTGACGAGCTGAGGCAGTTCTTCATGCAGTACGGCGAGGTCACTGATGTCTTCATCCCCAAACCCTTCCGAGCGTTTGCCTTTGTCACATTTGCTGATGACCAG GTCGCTCAAGCCCTGTGTGGAGAGGACCTAATCATCAAGGGTGTCAGCGTGCACATCTCCAATGCCGAGCCTAAACACAATAATAGTAGGCAAATGATGGATCGAGGGCGGTTTGGGGCTGGTGGGTTCGGTCAAGCATATGGCAATAGTCGTGGTGGGTTGGGGAGCAGTAGTGGGGTTAACTTTGGGGCTCTTGGTCTTAACCCAGCAATGATGGCTGCTGCCCAGGCAGCACTACAAAGCAGTTGGGGCATGATGGGCATGCTGGCTAACCAGCAGGGTCAGACCACCACAGCAGGCACAGCCACAACAACCCGAGACCAGACCTATAGCTCTACCAGCACCAGTTACAGCAGCCCCAGCTCAGCTAGTCTTGGTTGGGCTGCAGGCACTAATTCTGCCTCCAGCACTGGCTTCAGCACTGGCTTTGGCACCTCTATGGAGTCTAAGTCTTCTAGTTGGGGAATGTAG
- the tardbpa gene encoding TAR DNA binding protein, like isoform X3 codes for MSELYIRVAEDENEEPMEIPSEDDGTVLLSTVAAQFPGACGLRYRNPESQCMRGVRLVEGVLHAPESDWGNLVYVVNYPKDNKRKMEEMDAASAVKIKRGFQKTSDLIVLGLPWKTSEQDLKDYFSTFGEVIMVQVKRDAKTGNSKGFGFVRFTDYETQTKVISQRHMIDGRWCDCKLPNSKYSLFQAGPDEPMRSRKIFVGRCTEDMTTDELRQFFMQYGEVTDVFIPKPFRAFAFVTFADDQVAQALCGEDLIIKGVSVHISNAEPKHNNSRQMMDRGRFGAVHQLFSNFPGGSASWAALFDRSQYQFPSSHV; via the exons ATGTCCGAGTTGTACATTCGGGTGGCCGAGGATGAAAACGAAGAGCCGATGGAGATCCCCTCGGAGGACGACGGCACCGTGCTGCTGTCCACAGTCGCTGCCCAGTTCCCGGGGGCGTGCGGCCTACGGTACCGGAACCCAGAGTCTCAGTGCATGCGGGGCGTCCGGCTCGTGGAGGGGGTCCTGCACGCACCCGAGAGCGACTGGGGGAACCTGGTGTACGTCGTCAACTACCCCAAAG ACAATAAAAGGAAGATGGAGGAAATGGATGCTGCCTCAGCTGTAAAGATCAAAAGGGGATTTCAGAAGACATCAGATCTCATTGTCCTTGGGCTGCCGTGGAAAACATCAGAACAGGACCTGAAAGATTATTTCAGTACCTTTGGGGAAGTCATCATGGTACAG GTGAAGAGAGATGCAAAAACTGGCAACTCCAAAGGGTTTGGGTTTGTCCGGTTCACTGACTATGAGACCCAAACCAAAGTGATTTCTCAGAGACACATGATTGATGGAAGATGGTGTGATTGCAAACTTCCCAATTCAAAg TATTCCCTGTTTCAGGCAGGTCCTGATGAGCCCATGCGCAGTCGTAAAATCTTTGTTGGCCGCTGTACAGAAGACATGACCACTGACGAGCTGAGGCAGTTCTTCATGCAGTACGGCGAGGTCACTGATGTCTTCATCCCCAAACCCTTCCGAGCGTTTGCCTTTGTCACATTTGCTGATGACCAG GTCGCTCAAGCCCTGTGTGGAGAGGACCTAATCATCAAGGGTGTCAGCGTGCACATCTCCAATGCCGAGCCTAAACACAATAATAGTAGGCAAATGATGGATCGAGGGCGGTTTGGGGCTG
- the ciroz gene encoding ciliated left-right organizer protein containing ZP-N domains homolog → MSHSRFDILLITFILQGFIMGTVTCIQKKDSIDTPSAKVPDGDVACFSEYMEVWIHRVRIDGFRDWLSGALQIRVNLESLDHLNLHLSGCGFSLHKDLDKNYIFRVSYTGCFVQQQDGYNVLMLNLVKRISRFGGRADRLMMKCPVVSVFPNREHIQCDPEYIQVTRQLPRDNWDKQLDWSLSLRGNLIVALEDASLIQVNVDIKGPDITVQGRRREILSPVEVMENAGEFLALKLVSGQYAYSMEATCPNVIMPTTGETVLHIFKRHMGLTKRGSYHTETLTVSSVSVNQTDKFTVQETSEFVQLIIPTGEILQAKTCADSTQLWQPFYRVDVVLTFKETHHKMQWTMENTLPCAVGAYGLHIWEMLSMVAPNPHPLLL, encoded by the exons ATGAGTCATTCAAGATTTGACATCCTACTGATAACTTT TATTTTGCAGGGTTTTATCATGGGGACTGTGACTTGCATACAGAAAAAAGACTCAATAGACACTCCATCAGCAAAAGTACCAG atGGCGACGTGGCATGTTTCTCAGAGTACATGGAGGTGTGGATCCACCGTGTGAGGATTGATGGCTTTAGGGACTGGCTTTCAGGGGCCTTGCAGATCCGAG TCAACCTCGAGTCCTTGGATCATTTAAACCTCCACCTGTCTGGCTGTGGATTCTCACTACACAAAGACCTTGATAAGAACTATATTTTTAGGGTCAGTTACACCGGGTGTTTTGTCCAGCAACAG GATGGCTACAATGTCCTTATGCTGAATTTGGTGAAGAGGATAAGCCGTTTTGGAGGCAGAGCAGACCGTTTGATGATGAAATGTCCAGTGGTTTCTGTGTTTCCCAACAGAGAGCACATTCAGTGTGACCCAGAGTATATCCAG GTGACCAGGCAGCTTCCTCGCGACAACTGGGATAAACAG TTGGactggtctctgtctctgcgaGGTAACCTTATTGTAGCTCTGGAGGATGCCAGTCTGATCCAGGTGAATGTTGACATCAAAGGACCTGATATAACAGTccaagggaggaggagggagatcCTGAGTCCTGTGGAA GTGATGGAAAATGCAGGGGAATTCTTAGCTCTGAAGCTGGTCAGTGGCCAATATGCATATAGTATGGAAGCTACATGTCCAAATG tGATCATGCCCACAACAGGGGAGACAgtgctgcacattttcaaaCGACACATGGGTTTGACAAAGCGAGGCAGCTACCACACTGAGACTCTGACAGTCAGTAGTGTGTCAGTGAACCAGACGGATAAATTCACTGTGCAAGAGACAAGTGAATTTGTGCAGCTGATTATTCCTACAGGCGAAATCCTCCAGGCCAAG ACCTGTGCAGACAGTACACAACTTTGGCAGCCGTTCTACAGGGTCGATGTTGTGCTCACCTTCAAAGAGACACATCACAAAATGCAATGGACCATGGAGAACACACTGCCATGCGCAG tcGGAGCATATGGTTTGCACATCTGGGAGATGCTAAGCATGGTGGCACCCAACCCCCACCCGCTGCTCCTGTGA